From the Malaclemys terrapin pileata isolate rMalTer1 chromosome 13, rMalTer1.hap1, whole genome shotgun sequence genome, one window contains:
- the SAPCD1 gene encoding suppressor APC domain-containing protein 1 isoform X2, with the protein MARGWLRGGGLETDKSPQLRSSGACQGSPTGREKPGPGRGDANRPTSESYGQLSAQHGADPERRVRPASPTQEESEGEPRGVTRSRSINSALSQAGRPRSLRVQKEPRRHTITHGIDYGALQRRQARERERDALLQGLELAERLRGWYRRHLLEAQRRQEQAGAEPDYFPDSCPNQSCLLLAKIQEADPPPCFPSSRFGGPLFQMGKQQEFQQQAVNVLKEQNRLLIKEVSEKSDRIAQLEQEKAALCRQLQESRGYRLSSHKESTFI; encoded by the exons ATGGCCCGGGGCTGGCTCCGGGGCGGGGGATTAGAAACGgacaaatccccccagctccgcaGCTCGGGCGCGTGTCAAGGCTCCCCCACGGGGCGGGAAaagccggggccgggccggggggacgCGAATCGCCCCACTTCGGAGTCCTACGGGCAACTCTCGGCGCAACACGGAGCCGATCCGGAGCGGCGGGTCCGCCCCGCCAGCCCCACCCAGGAAGAGA gtGAGGGGGAGCCGAGGGGCGTGACCCGATCCCGCAGCATCAACAGCGCCCTGAGCCAGGCTGGGCGGCCCCGGAGCCTCCGCGTGCAGAAGGAGCCGCGACGCCACACAATCACCCACGGCATCGACTACGGGGCG CTGCAGCGCAGGCAGGCGCGGGAGCGGGAGCGGGACgcgctgctgcaggggctggaaCTGGCCGAGCGCCTGCGGGGCTGGTACCGGCGCCACCTGCTGGAGGCCCAGCGCAGGCAGGAGCAGGCGGGGGCGGAGCCG gattATTTCCCGGATTCGTGCCCCAATCAgagctgcctcctgctggccaagatccaggag gctgaccctcccccctgcttccccTCCAGCCGGTTTGGGGGCCCCCTCTTCCAAATGGGAAAGCAGCAGGAATTTCAGCAGCAAGCCGTGAACGTGCTGAAGGAGCAGAACCGCCTGCTCATCAAG GAGGTGTCAGAGAAGAGCGACCGCATCGCCCAGCTGGAGCAGGAGAAGGCGGCCCTGTGCAGGCAACTCCAGGAGAGCCGGGGCTACCGGCTGTCCAGCCACAAGGAGTCCACCTTCATCTGA
- the SAPCD1 gene encoding suppressor APC domain-containing protein 1 isoform X1: protein MARGWLRGGGLETDKSPQLRSSGACQGSPTGREKPGPGRGDANRPTSESYGQLSAQHGADPERRVRPASPTQEESEGEPRGVTRSRSINSALSQAGRPRSLRVQKEPRRHTITHGIDYGALQRRQARERERDALLQGLELAERLRGWYRRHLLEAQRRQEQAGAEPDYFPDSCPNQSCLLLAKIQEVNLGLRNLLASPGKADPPPCFPSSRFGGPLFQMGKQQEFQQQAVNVLKEQNRLLIKEVSEKSDRIAQLEQEKAALCRQLQESRGYRLSSHKESTFI, encoded by the exons ATGGCCCGGGGCTGGCTCCGGGGCGGGGGATTAGAAACGgacaaatccccccagctccgcaGCTCGGGCGCGTGTCAAGGCTCCCCCACGGGGCGGGAAaagccggggccgggccggggggacgCGAATCGCCCCACTTCGGAGTCCTACGGGCAACTCTCGGCGCAACACGGAGCCGATCCGGAGCGGCGGGTCCGCCCCGCCAGCCCCACCCAGGAAGAGA gtGAGGGGGAGCCGAGGGGCGTGACCCGATCCCGCAGCATCAACAGCGCCCTGAGCCAGGCTGGGCGGCCCCGGAGCCTCCGCGTGCAGAAGGAGCCGCGACGCCACACAATCACCCACGGCATCGACTACGGGGCG CTGCAGCGCAGGCAGGCGCGGGAGCGGGAGCGGGACgcgctgctgcaggggctggaaCTGGCCGAGCGCCTGCGGGGCTGGTACCGGCGCCACCTGCTGGAGGCCCAGCGCAGGCAGGAGCAGGCGGGGGCGGAGCCG gattATTTCCCGGATTCGTGCCCCAATCAgagctgcctcctgctggccaagatccaggaggTGAATCTCGGGCTGCGAAACCTACTGGCCAGCCCTGGAAAG gctgaccctcccccctgcttccccTCCAGCCGGTTTGGGGGCCCCCTCTTCCAAATGGGAAAGCAGCAGGAATTTCAGCAGCAAGCCGTGAACGTGCTGAAGGAGCAGAACCGCCTGCTCATCAAG GAGGTGTCAGAGAAGAGCGACCGCATCGCCCAGCTGGAGCAGGAGAAGGCGGCCCTGTGCAGGCAACTCCAGGAGAGCCGGGGCTACCGGCTGTCCAGCCACAAGGAGTCCACCTTCATCTGA